The DNA region TTTTGGTCCCTTTAATGTCAATTTAGTCCCTCCTTATGTGGCAAGTAGAAAAAACTGATGTGGAAGTTTCACGTGTGCGTCCAGGTGATACTTAACGTGCCACATCACACATTTATTAACGCGATGTTAAGAGATTACTAATGACAAAGATTAACGTGGCAAAGGAAATGTAAAATCGatgatcattttaaattttttaaatctgaAAGGCCAAATTAACAATACCTCAAAAAATGAGAgactagtttaatattttacttcTTAAATTATATGTCAGtattaagaaattattaaagtATGGAATAATACCCCTTTTAGTCAAATGAAATAAATGTAAGAAATGCAGTTACAATtgtacaacaaaacaaaatcatttatggaataaatatatttgagtcaaatgaattaaatattttatcataaaatcaatataaataatcatttttgtaaGTGAGCATTAAATGACATATTGAATGAGATGGTGAAAAGACTCACCAGTCcactatttatttatgattaaaaaataaaactctatCTTCTCTAATTGTAATGATAAAGTGCTCTAAGTTCATCATTGTTACTATTAAgtcagataaaaaaattaacttaggcGGTTTTTCAAAGCAATTTAGTGGTATGtttactttgattttttttttattttataatattgctATATAAGTATGTCTTTAATTGGTTCATGATACCTTCGTTGGCATTTAAACCAATTTGACCAGAGTTCATTGCGATGAGCACAGTAGAGCGTGGAGCCGTgtgaaaatctaaaataaacagaaaaagtcctaaaagtaaaatatatacaacaaaCCTTTTTAAAGACATTGtgtgaaaaatttaatttactgaaaatcataaattttgattgaaaacTAATGTATCTTGATGgaaagtaatttaaaatgaacAGACCAGACCCTTGACAACTGGtgtgattttatatataaaaattaaaaatattaagtatataggttaaaaaaattaataactcttttaatccttaaattaattaagaacctTCAGAGGATGTGAAAgtatgaataaaagaaaaagcacGGCTGGaaatgcaaataaataaatttggggAGAGTAGCAAAAAGAAGTTGAAAGACATAAAAAATGGTGCTACCTACCCATTATAGCACAAACTTAATTGTAACTACTTGTTCTTTCTCACCAACTCGGTCAAATAGTATAtgttattttgagaaaaaaattaaagttgttcCCCAAGGAGTCAATCACACCCCCTATTTATATTCGTTCTTCCCTCTTTCTCTTTCCTCACAAATCTCACTCTCTCACTCACTCACCCAATGGGTAGAACTCCTTGCTCTGATAAAgagcaaataaacaaaaaggGACCTTGGTCCAAAGAGGAAGATGAACTCCTCATCAACTACATCAACCTTCATGGCCAAGGCAATTGGAAATCCATTCCCAAAGCAGCAGGTATTGGAGTTTTagattttaattagaattatacTTTTGTATTGTTCTTTGATcagaattaaaatttcattttgacGACTATGTTGTAAATTAAAGTTTACATAGACTAGATCAGTGTAGATTACTATGATAAAACTTCAATTCTGATGAAAAAAGCTCCAAAAACACCTATGAAAGTGCATccaggttttgtcttgaattcTCTCACTAAATAGCCAGGTCAATTTTTTAATAGCTAGGTCAATTTTGAATGTACCTTTCATGAACAAATATATGTATCTATATATAGTTCTAATTAACTAATGAATTGATTGTGTGCACAGGCTTGCTTCGATGTGGCAAAAGTTGCAGACTCAGATGGACGAATTACCTGAGACCCGATCTCAAGAAAGGGAACTTTACCGAAGAAGAAAGTAACCTCATCATTCACCTCCATAGCTTACTTGGAAACAAGTATGAACACAAACCAATTAAGTTCTCTGTACTGTCACATTCACATCATATAATACTAAGTGTCTactaaatatttgtttaattttattaattctgCGAGAAATTAAAGTTGACAATAATAATTTCCGAAAGACTTGTATATATGGGTGTAGATTTTCAAAAGCTATTTTGGTATGTGCAAGAATTTAGTGTTCATGACTTGAGTTactctaattttaattgaaaaactaGTGTAAATTAACCGAGCAATGTTTGAGTTAGATTAAGAGTGACACTCTCcattaaatgattttaattatatatatgattcttctacttaattaagattttcaaaGAGAAATTCTGAAATGGGTTGATGATGTTTTTGTGCATGTCGTTAATCATTATGATTTCCCAGATGGTCTCAAATAGCTACAAGTTTACCCGGAAGAACAGATAACGAGATCAAGAACTACTGGAAAAGCCACCTCAAGCGTTACCTCTATGCCCTAGGAATCGATCCTGTAACCCATAAACCATTCAAGGAAGACACCAACACCACAAGTACTCCACCAAATAATTCTATGGCCACCACCACAAGCACCATCCCCCGCATCTATTATTTTAATGTCTTTCTCAATTCAAAGGTGCATATTAGCGCCGATGATGATTATTCAGCTGATGGTGGTGCAGACTCAAATAGCAGCAGTGGTGTTACCATAGAGGAAGCTTCTCCTCAAGTCAACTTGGAGCTTTCCATTGCTCCACCCTCTCAGCCTCATGAAGATGCTGCTTCCGTGAAACCCTGAATAATGGTTGAAACCACAAGAGCAACAAGAAGTGCATGTTTTGTCAACAACAAATGGGAATGTTAATTAGTGAATCAATGTGTGTGTGCCTGTGGTGCAATGTAGGAATGCAAATTAACCCAACTTGTTGCTGCAAAGCTAAGGGTTTTGTTACTGCTACTATAGTTACTCCACCTATTAGTAACAATGATGTGTGTCCATTTTTGTAAGGCCAAGAATATGAATATTTGAGGTTTACAACTGAGGCTTAATAAGGTGGTgtctttaattacattttttagaaattttcagATGATTTTGGTTTCAATCATGAATTGTTGAaaaacttcattttattttaaatgttatgtCAATTACAAGTGCTTATcatgagatatatatatatatatatatatatatatatatatatatatatatatatcaactagCCTTAATTGTACGATTTTGGCGTACGAAATTTGGTGTTTTCGTTTTAATACACGTACTGTCATGGGCATGTTAATTGTGTAAGGGTTTCTTCTTTGCCCTGGCACATTAATTTCTTTAGTTGTTTATGGGGAAGACATAAAGCAATACAGATAGAATCTTCGTCTTAatagttttaataaatttttctgtCTTGATCGCGActgtataaattataaatttttttaatgttgcacacacatttaaatatgtttatttttatttgacatgCTCAATAGAGGAAGTGTTGCTAGTAAAGATCTACAATAAATTTCTCACTCGTTTAATTTTAAGCACTTGTTTTTGGTATAATAAGCAAATCtttaatgttataaaattaCACATTAAAGGATATAATGCGAACTTGGGTTTTTGAACacaacaaaattcaatttttattataatgattacATGTAAAAGTCTAACCTTataatttctttcaattttttttataagcaaacaTTTTTAACGAGAGTATAAGGGATACGTCAACTTGAATAGAAGAATGGCAGAATTATACATCCACTGCACAATAAACATGGATCTAATACAATCAAGGGAATACATACATCAATATGAGAAAACTAAACCAACTTTGACAAACAAGTTAATTTTGTATCCGCTTTTTGGTGTATATGGAGAAGGCGAAATGAGAAAACATGGGAGAATATGAAAAAGCCTGTCTTTAGGGACCgcgaaatttatttttttttatcaataaatgtcAATTTGTTAGAGTGTCAATTTtcgtgttttttctttttaatcatttaactCACTTTAAATTTCCGGCTGCAAAAGATGTTATTTTACAGTGGAGATCAAATCGTCATAATTTGAACTATCCCACTGAAATGTAATATTGACGCTTTAGTTTTTAAAGAGGAGAGGCTTTATAGTATGGGTGCGGTCCTCAGGAACTAAGAAGGTGAACTCATTACTGCTAGATCTTCAGTTCATGTAGGCGCAGCCCTAGCAGAGATCGAATTGAAGCATCAGCCATGCTAGTTGCCATCACTTTGGATCGTCGATGAAGGTCTCTCAGCAATGTCATGCATCTTCGAAATTGACTGCAAGCACGTACGTGTAGGATTTGCTCCATTCCAGTAACAGAACACTTCTGAACTAGGGCTCTTTTTGACTTCTTCTAAACATCAtcttaatcttataaaaaaaaatactcttcaATGAGTTTGGTCAGCAGAAAAAACAAATCAAGTCGCTCATTTTCTTGCAAGAAGGTCTCTATTTTATACTAGTTTAATTTGCAAActtattaataaaatgatacGAGCCCTTTtgcaattaaaaaactaataaataataaatgtatagtTACAACTTACCACCatactatatatatagttaGTCATTGATTCGAATTAAATAAGATTGTTATATCatcaaatttaatatgattaattattttttaaatgataaaatttagatgtagatttatatataagtatttttagtGTTATTCTCGAATTAGAATTGAAATTTGAACTAGTCTATGATAACAACGAAACGGTCTAActcagttgttttttttttttttttttttttaaagtgtatAATCTTAAATGATaagtagaataaaataaattattatttacacGTAGGATAGAGTGTGACGATGG from Glycine soja cultivar W05 chromosome 8, ASM419377v2, whole genome shotgun sequence includes:
- the LOC114421476 gene encoding myb-related protein 330-like; amino-acid sequence: MGRTPCSDKEQINKKGPWSKEEDELLINYINLHGQGNWKSIPKAAGLLRCGKSCRLRWTNYLRPDLKKGNFTEEESNLIIHLHSLLGNKWSQIATSLPGRTDNEIKNYWKSHLKRYLYALGIDPVTHKPFKEDTNTTSTPPNNSMATTTSTIPRIYYFNVFLNSKVHISADDDYSADGGADSNSSSGVTIEEASPQVNLELSIAPPSQPHEDAASVKP